The sequence accgactaatttttcaaatataaaagatgagagaaattaataaattaacatttatagagagatccaatgtccctggtgttataggtcctattgattgcacccatgttactatatattatataaaagtggatgaacacaacaagttttgtgattttccatgaattgaattattattttccaaggGATAGTGGTAgttttaaacgaaattttttttattttaaagaattaatatgggcatatatttaaataaaaaaacacgaaggggaaaaatttacaaaataaataaaaatttttagtgtttactgtttatcaatagaaaagacaattgacgtttccatctgtcaaatattagggaaaataacaaatatataccaagaaacctaaatcaaatcgaataaaacgagtttagccgacgattgaaatttagaatcacccttgtcgtcgcgatcgaattcgaagtcgtgatcgtatcgagatcgagtcgtgattttagattCCCAGCCCAGGTCGAAAGAATCTATTTTTCATTCTCCTACGATCGCCTATTTAGGTTGCTTAGCCTGTGTACCTTTGCCTGCAGACGCTGACATACACGCTACGGTTTGCCTGTACGGGTGACCTGTTCTGTTCCGTTCAATTGATGGCTCTGCTACGAGGCAAtttgccagcacgatttggagatttCGGAAAACCatcgggtatgtaccctgttccccgaatcgacactttcactatattaaattatcaatcacAATCGGGACTTTTCAATGCACGATGTCGCCTCCCTCACGATGCATCCGGCATCATCCGGCCTGGTTACCGGCGTGAATAGGATCGGCTACCATCGGCAAGGGGTTGGGAAGGGTCTGGGACAGGGATTTAAAAGATAGGAAGGACGAACAATCACGTGTTGACGGGATAAAGGATAACGCGGAAGTGGGATAGAAACTTTTACAAAGCTTAATTCTGAAATGCACGTTGTACTAACGGTAAGGGGTAGGAAAGAGTCAAGGAAAGGAATCCGTAGGATAGGAAAGGACGAGCacaaccacgtgttgactgggtgaaggatgacgcggaagtgatACGGGTGACCTGTTCAGGTAAACCTCTCCAGTAAACCGTTAGGCTCGGCATACACGTAACTCCTTCCCATTTTTCAGCAGTATCaggaaactgaaaaaaaacattatgacTTTTGTGTTccctaaatttataattataatttactaaattCATTAACATTATATGCCTAGTTAAGCTGaagttaataaatttgtttgctATTAGTGTTGTattgttatacaaaaaaaatcggttGTCGATTTTGAGCATTTGGGTccaataatatgtatatttgttgCAAGAGATACTCGAGGAACCAGCCCAATACCTTGCGTGAATAAAGTAATCTTAACCACAGAGAAAAACGAGATTAGTCCAAAACAAGCAAGGTCAAGTGAAAATGGACGCTGTAATGACTCCAACGAACGCAGGCGACTTCCTGGGTCAAGACCTGATCTGTCAAAGAAAAGGAGAAATGAGGAACTGTCGAATGATGTTTTAGTTTCGGTACGTGATCATTTCAAGAAGCCTCGGCTACAGGAATATCGTTATGACCTTTTCGGTAAAAGCATTGCTATGAGAATCAGATCTCTGGATAAACGTCAGGGTTTAatggttaagaaaaaaaaaagatatattatttGACGCGGAAATTGGCTTGCTTAATGCGCCCTTATACCCATCATATAATAATCCCGAGTATTCGAACCCTACACTGAGCAGTTCCATGAGCAGCTCCTCTTCATACACCAGCACACCCTATGTCTCGCCATCTTCTAATTATGATTTACAATGTAGGTACACAGTCAACAGTGGCAGATTGTACGAGCCAGACAAGTTTAGCAGGTACCTATTTCTCGCAGTTTGATGCTAGTATGTAATTTTTTCGTTGtaggcattaaataaaaaactttaaggcaaacaaattaatttaatttatatttatttgttattatacgTACCTGAAGATAGTCCTTTCGTAGCACTTTACATATAGCTTCACGTCTCTGGAATTGGGGCAATATTATAGTAGAATACTTGAGACATTCGTAAGACCGGCCAGTTGCATGGAATCTTAGGGTAGCTGTCAGTCTTTCATGGGCGGAAATTGCAGCTCTCATAACTGTATTGTTCTTTTGTATCAAAGGGATTACCATTGACAATAATTTTTGGTAGACCTCCTCGCTCATCCGCAAATAATACGCAAATAATCCGCAATTATTACGGTAATGCATTGGTTGGGAACTTAATTCTTGTAGTTATTTTGTGTGGGTGTAGTAATTCCTTTTCAAAAGCCAGTCGTTACACCAGGTTTTgcgtttttttctttgtttttaaaaacatttagtcGCCACTACTAAACCGACTAAAGCGATCGCGTCGTCTTCTTGATTGGTCTCCATCTCGAACTGAACTGAATCCCTCCGCTTTTTACCGTAACGTGTATACGCTCTTTTGCCTGTGCAGGAATACCTGCAGAGTAACCTGCGCAGGCTACCGTACAGGTAAACCGTTACGTCTATGGTCGCCCTTAACGTGTAAAGCCGGCCACTCACGTTCCGGTAGACCTGTGCAGGTACAACTGTGCAGGTAAGACTGTACAGGTATACCGAAGACCTGACAAGCCCACATACGCTATGGTGAAATTCTAGAATTTGTTCAGTTAATGATGGCGTCGAAAGGTGATGATGCATTGACTGTGCTAGCACTCTTATTGACTTTAAATAAACGTGTAAGGAAAAAACGGGAAAAATGGTGCAAAGATTGGATACTAAAGCGAAAAAGTTACAGTCACATCAATTTATTGAACGAGTTAAAATTTGAACCTAAAGATTTTCAAAACTATCTACGAATGGATgagaaaacctatttaaaattgctttcTTTAGTAAGTCCTTTAATTATAAAGAAGGATACTGTAATGAGAAAATCCATTTCACCTCATCAAAGATTAACTGCAACTCTAAGATTCCTAGCAACAGGAAGAAGTTATGAAGATTTGAAGTATTCTACAATTATTTCACCTCAGGCCCTGGGAAAAATAATTCCCGAAACGTGTGATGCTTTGTATAAAGTTCTGCGCAAACAATACTTGAAAGTAagtaaaagacaaattattattttttaaaacgtatttattacaaattatttaagtaggaatattaataattaagtaggaataaaataattattattaataacggCATTATTTGACAGATGATGACTTGTACTTTAGGAGCCTGAATGTACATTTTCAAGAATTCAAGAAAAAAGTCTGCGGGTGTACATAACCTTAAGAGTTGGCAAAAACCGGGTTTTTGTGCactttaggttttttattctTGAAAATGTACATTGTACATGTATAcgtttttaagaattaaataatttgcgggtttacataacctcaaaagtagaaaaaaagCCTTTTTTGATCTTTTTCTGTGGGTTTTCCGTATCTAAGGggatttcaaaattcttttaccaCTTGATCGTCTGTGAAGTTGGTAAAATAAGAAGCAGCAGATGTATTGTTTAATCATACAACCGCTACATCATCAGAAGACAATTGTTATTGGTTTGTTGAATTGTTTTGTTAGAATTGACAATTTGGACTTGTAGCAGGGGTACTAATAAAGCTGGGAGAGGACGAATATGATGTAGAATTGGAAGCCGACTGGCAAGGTAGTATAAGTGGCTGGCATTGCTGCATGTTAGGATTTCTTGCATTATACATTTCCTGCATGTTAACGCATCTATGTTGCAGTGTAATGCCACCCAGTTCAGCCTCGAATATTACATCGTTGATTATTTTTTCTGCAAGTAGACTCTGCCTTTTGTCCACTTCTCTTAGTTTCATAGCAACACTTTTCCCAAAAACAGCAAAACGGTCTTCCTCTGTACGTGGACGCTTAAAATGTTCTTGCACAGTGGTCAAAATATTCTTGGTTAAAGAATCGTAGTTGTTTTTTCCTGGCCTTGATCGAGAAGTAGTTACTGTGCCACTCTTTGAAGAACACGCAACCTTCTCATTTTGCGTTAGCGATTCGGTACCGTCTGTTGTAGGTTGTGCTTGAGATGGACATTCCGAGTCAACGTTTTCTTGTACTGACTCAacctaaaataaacaatattattaacatttagataatattacttagtatttatttgtaatattatatttatttgtaattttgtaaagattgtaattttattgttttattttttcagtatCCAATATTCCAGGAAGATTGGAAAGAAATAGCAGATTTATTTGAGGCACGATGGAACTTTCCACACTGTTTGGGCGCAATCGACGGCAAGCACATTGACATTATTCCGCCGGCTGGAAGTAGctctgaattttttaattataaaggcACAGTATGGTTCTTTTAGGAATTGCAAATGCcaaatatcaatttattttagcagATTTTGGGACCAATGGAAGAATTTCGGATGGAGGTGTTCtccaaaacacaaaatttttcGAAATGTTGACAAAAGGTGATTTACGTATTCCAACCGAAGAACATATCAAAGGAAATGGTAGGAATCTGCCGTATGTGTTTGTCGCCGACGACGCTTTTGCTTTACGCAGCGATATGATGAAACCATTTCGACAAGCGGACTTGAACTcgaaagagaaaaaatatttaactatagaTTGTCTCGTGCAAGGCGCATCATCGAAAATGCGTTTGGAATATTGGCTGCACGATTTCGTATGTTTCatactcaaattaattttaaacctgaaaacattattaaaatggtAATGGCCGCAGTTGTGCTGCACAATTTTCTAATAGAAAATTCACCAAAATCATACGCACCTAAACAATGTGTTCAAGAAGAAAATGCTGACGGAACCGTTATCAATTATGGATACAATACACAAAGCTCTAGCATGGAAAATTTAGAGCAACGAAACCCCGGCAATATCAGTGATACAGCAAAAAATGTTAGGGAAAATTTCATGTATTACTTTAATCATGAGGGCAGCGTACCATGgcaaaacaattatattaactaaatatataatgaatataaataataatagattgtgttttattaatttacctcAGATAAAGTCTCCTCATCTGCATTTAAGTTCGATGTGGAATTTCTTGGCGTTTCTTGGTCACCAAGAAAGACAAATAAGTCGTAGTACCACAACTTAGGGTGATAAACTTCATTTGCGGATGCTCTCGATTTAACAgaatcttcatatttttttttctcttttcttacATTGCTTCTtagattataaattttttttattacagcatTATCGGCTGTAGGATCTAATTCTTTCAGTTTCTCCACAAGTGTCTTATATGCTGCATCCCTTTTTGCACGATCATCATATTCTTTCGCCTTAATTCGCCATAAACAGCgcgaaaatttataaatttctaaCTCAGCAATTATTCGACGTTGTTCTTCCGTACTTAAcgccattttattaaaaaaacaagtgGCCTTCGTATCCAATTACCGAAAAAACTGACGAACTGTACAGGTTAGTCGGCACACACGTTTCGGTACATCGTACGACAACACTCTGGCACAGGTACACCGAATCGATTTTCAATTCTGCTCCGGTCACCTGCACAGTTGCTCCGAACTGCGCAGGTTTGCTCACACACACGTTGCAGTATACCTGTACAGGCATGCCTGTGCAGGCATACCTCTCAGGCACAAAGCAACCACCAATAGAGAAGTTTCTCACGTGTAAAGGTTGGAAATAAGTTACAGCGCCGCTGTGTGTGGGCCCGTAACTAACTTGAAATAGCGGGAAATTCGGGAATTTATTAAATCCTGTATTGCACTTACTCTTTTCGAAATTCTTGTTTTTAAGAAAGTCTAAAAGTGTTCAAAGCACGTTAAATTATTTCGTATGAAAGCCATTTATCTTTTGAACACTTTTGGACATTTCCTGATAAAAGGTTCGGTGtgaataattaaaacaatacattagagaagaaatatgtttattcaattttattatacacTTACTTTactaaaatcttattttcttagttgtacagggtgttccttaaaggcCTTATACATAGAGTGGGTGATTTTGGGACgaatttcaagaattttttttgcatgaaCGTGTGCtcttcttaattatttttgagatAAAGGGTGATTGTTTACGAcaaacaaaattcttttaagaattGAGATAATATTCTAGACATGTTTATGAAATGTGGAACATATttcctataaataaatatgcttttttttaaatctaaaaattagatTGACATGGTATAGTTTCGTAAGTGTCGATACCTTACTTAAATTACAGAATGGACAAATGACAAAAATTAACCATTCTAACATTATATAAATTGATAAGTTAAAGACATCCAAGAGTGTTGAAATCACTTTAGAACTCATTTCGTATAAAAggattttatctttattatctCAATCCTTTATCTTTGTATCACTTTTTGACGTTTCCTAAGAAAAAAAGACTGTTCAAAGAAGGAAAATTAGGCATTATAACAGAAAcgtctttattaaatattattatacagtattagcttttttttatgtatctttttttgcaattttcaaactttaataACGCCATTTTTTTGATAGGATCAACatttgttggatttttttttataaaccgtGCAAATTTTTCATCCTTGCCCTTAGCAATAACATTTACTCTTTTACACCAAAAGAACAACGTATATTTGACAAACAGCTTAAtcacaatatttacaaaattgggATGATCTTTGCAACATAGACTTCcgacatcaatatttttaattaaatatgtttccAAAGAAGCTGACAAATTAGGTAAATGGCAATACCttggtattaaataaaatagagttGCAAAACACCTACTAGTCATAAGATAAAAGTTCGTTCCAGGCTCAGTGAGAGAGGAATTAGGATATTCCCTGGCTTCTATGAATTCACCATAATCACCTTTCTTGGTAATGTTCGAAATGTTATCACGACAAAATTTACAACTTGTTATTTTCTTtagcttttttactataaatccTGCTATATAACATATTGTTGACCGACCAATTCTCGTTTTCCTATTTgaaatttctggaataataCAAGCGACTTCAGGATATAATGGCATTACGCCAGGTATTATTTCCCCTGTAATAAAACACCTTAGAGTATCTAACGCCCCTTGGGTTTGATCCTCCTCGCAATTTGAGTTTGGTGATCGTGAcgacaaaaaattactaactaTTAAtgctttaaatgattttttaaaaagagatacAGATGGATTGATATTTCTTATACCATGTGCCCTAActaagtcaaaaaaattttccaatggATCTTGGTTAATTTCCCTCAAACACAGAAAAAACTTAGGATTGTccttcaaaattaatttttttacctgaaTAAAACTTTGTAAAGTGAAAATAAGATTAGTTAATGATGGTACAGTAATGTATTTGTTATTCTTTTTATCATGATACCTCATACTTTTAAGAAGGCTTATTTTTTCTAGCCAATATTTCTCGTGCACTGAGAAAGCCGTAAGAGCCCCTTTAAGGGGTTTGCTGGATGGTGCTACCTTGCAGTGAGAGTTGCAGCTGTCAAACAGCTGATCCAATAAAAGGATAAGTTCTGCAGTATCCATGGCCTCCCTTGGCAAACCTTGAGCATCTTTTATATCTGTAATACATTAATTGTTgttattaaatacatataacaaatatagttaaacaaaaacttacccCACTTAGCAATCCTATACATTAAACATCCTACTTTATTGCTAAAGACTTGGGTGCAATGTGACACCTTCATTTTGTTCATCTTTTCAGGAAAGACATGTGCAGCTGACAATGTGGGACATATTCTGTTTTCTTCATCCAAGTCCAACAAATAGAATTGAACAATGTGTTCCCACTTGGCCACTTTCCTCTTACCctcaacttcaaaaattaggTCTTTCGTCAAAAGATTATTGCGAATTCCTTTAAATAAGTGGGGAATGTCGTAGACATGGACAATTTCATCTCCGTCTAGAACATACCCATGATGGCGATTATCAACATTGTGTTTAATACATTCTTCTGCTGTATCTTTTAAAAGTGAATTGATGGCAGCCCGATTATTTTGACCTTGGTCACAAATCGAACAAATAACCTTAAGGCCAACTCTCCGGCATTCTCTAATTACATCAACCAGCAATTTTTTAAGCTCTAATCCTTTGCTCGGCCCATTAGAAAATGAATATCCTATTGGCTGCTTCCAGCTACGAAATATGccctttataaaaaatacatttgcaTGGTCGGCTAATATTGGTTTCCTTATAACCCCATTGTCCTGTATACCTTCAATACAATCCTCCTTGATATCATACTGTACGTTGGTGCTAAGCGATATTTCATCAAATAATACAGCACAATATCTTTcatgtattttcatttttttaattggaccTTCCAAAACATCAAACATTCTTTTGTCCACTCCAGTTTTAAagggaattttatttaaaaacttcgtAAGTGTACCTTTACTTGGCagtgaaaaaatttttgacagtaGCTTGTAGCCTCGGCCTCCACATTTTAGCAGAGACAGTGCAAGAATTTTCTCGTCTACTGAATATCTTCTTGCCTGTG comes from Anthonomus grandis grandis chromosome 4, icAntGran1.3, whole genome shotgun sequence and encodes:
- the LOC126735686 gene encoding uncharacterized protein LOC126735686, whose translation is MALSTEEQRRIIAELEIYKFSRCLWRIKAKEYDDRAKRDAAYKTLVEKLKELDPTADNAVIKKIYNLRSNVRKEKKKYEDSVKSRASANEVYHPKLWYYDLFVFLGDQETPRNSTSNLNADEETLSEVESVQENVDSECPSQAQPTTDGTESLTQNEKVACSSKSGTVTTSRSRPGKNNYDSLTKNILTTVQEHFKRPRTEEDRFAVFGKSVAMKLREVDKRQSLLAEKIINDVIFEAELGGITLQHRCVNMQEMYNARNPNMQQCQPLILPCQSASNSTSYSSSPSFISTPATSPNCQF